The genomic DNA aaaaattagccgggcatgagtggtgcacgcctgtagtcccagctactcgggaggctgaggcaggagaattgcttgaacccaggaggcggaggttgcggtgagccgagatcgcgccattgcactccagcctgggtaacaacagagaaacaccgtctcaaaaaaaaaaaaaaaaaaaaaaaaaaaaaaaaaaaaaaaattattgagatcaaaaagaaattttttgaaGGTTATCTATTATTGGTTTACCAGATTCTTTTTAGTCtttcttcttataaaattaaGAGTTATACATTTTGATTTGCTTAGATTATTAAAGAATGTAGAAGAGATTAAATCCTAATTTATTAGATTTCACACTCACTCTCTTGTTTATTCCTTAATTGTTAATTGAGCATCAGCTCTTTGGAAGATTTCATGTAAGTACTGGGAATGTTTGCCCCAAAACAAATCAATTTCTTGCCCATTTAATTTTAGAGTCTAGTAGCAGCtgtcataaaacaaaaaaagatgatgaGGTACTCTCTAGGACTTAAAGAACAAGTACAAAGGAGGAATAAGGAAAAGAGGAGGTTTGAGATGAGAGAAATCAAGTATAAATGACCTGAGGCGAGGCAGTTTAGAGTGTAAGGAAACCTCGAGTcccctagtgggaggtaattttaAGGGAAACTACTTGGTAGGGGCTGGATGAGGCTGTGGGAGGGGCCAGGCCTTCAGATGGTGCCTCTCAGAGGTGTGAGACAAAACCTGGAATGGTAAGTAGTTCTTAACAGTTATTTTGTGGTAACTGAGAAACCAGAGAGAATCTGCACCTGGGACAGGGATGGAATGTGTCCTGTGCTCTTGTCCCAGTGCAGGAGAACACAGTCACAGTACACAAACTAGGTGCTTTATACCGTTGGTGCATTTCAGTGTTGAGAGACTAAGCCTGGAATGGGAAACTGTCCCTAACACTCACTTTCCTGTTGTGGGAAAACCAGATAGAATCTCTACCTAGGACAGAAGTGAAAAGTGTTCTACATCCCTATCCCAGCACAGTCTAACACAGTGCACAACCTAGGTGTTGTATGTACATCATCTCCAGTGAGTTTCTGAGAAATAAGGGAGATGATAGCTTCAATGGAGGTAAGATGCCCAGAAGCCATTATGCTGGCACTCTTTGTCCTAGGTTGGAGACTTAGGAGCCTGCACTCTTAAAAGGGTATTCAACAGGGgtgtggccagacatggtggctcatgcctgtaatcccagccctttgggaggtgaggtgggtggatcacttcagatgaggagttggagacccgcctggccaacgtgatgaaatgccatttctacaaaaaataaaaaaattagctgggcatggtggtgggcacctgtaatcccagatactagggagactgaggcaggagaatcacttgaacccagaggcagaggatgcagtgagccaaaattgtgcctctgcactccaacttggattatagagtgagactccatctcaaaagagaaaaaagaaaaatcacaacagTGGTGGTTAACATGGAAGGTTATCtaggatttagaaaaaaatattggtcATTGACAAAAATTTTGAGACTTGAGTTGTATCTAATTGGAGAAGGCTCTTCcacaaacactttaaaaattgtataattttcCTTGAAAGCATCATTTTGTTTGATTACAATTTCTTTGTTTGGAGTTTGGTAATATGCTCAAGTTCACAGGGTAAGTGACAGGGCTGGGACTAGACTACTGTTCTGAATTCTTCTAGAGCCCACACTCTTCATTCTGTTCCTCTTTGCCTCGAGCAGACTTTGTATTCCATAATTCACTTTTCTCCTCAATACTCCCAAACGCATCTCAGGGGTTAAAAAGGATTCTGTGTGCAAAGAATTGGATTGGAatacatagccaaagcaattaagaatattaaaataggccgggcgcggtggctcaagcctgtaatcccagcactttgggaggccgaggcgggtggatcacgaggtcaagagatcgagaccatcctggtcaacaaggtgaaaccccgtctctactaaaaatacaaaaaattagctgggcatggtggcgcgtgcctgtaatcccagctactcaggaggctgaggcaggagaattgcctgagcccaggaggcggaggttgcggtgagccgagatcgcgccattgcactccagcctgggtaacaagagcgaaactccgtctcaaaaaaaaaaaaaaaaaaaaaagaatattaaaataaatgaaaactatgaaTAAAGAGGAGAAAGATATTATTCAGTGACAATATGATTATCTACATATGCACAGTCAGATAACCTGAAAATCAAGGACCACACAGTCATCCTGAACAGCTCCTTTCCATTAAGAAGTAAATCAATTAAAACAGAAGTCACATAAGAGGCTAATGCTGGCtattgaaaagaataaatcagCATCATTTTTCTCTGACAACCCACCCCATACCCTGGACTCCCTGCTTCATATTATACTTTCCTTATCTCACATTAACTGAGACACAGACTTGCAAGGTTTTGTGGCATTTCCCAGGAAGCCTTTAATCCGAGAGACAAGAGTAAATAAGGAGGCCATTCATGAATAAATACTGGAAAGACCATCACACCAAAAATTAGAGGGTCATTCAGGATCTACCCAAACCTGTTTTCAGCCTAGAATGCCCCAGGCAGTGCAGTCACATCAAGAGTCCTCTATTTTACCCTTCATAGTTCTCAGCAAAGTGAGAGTTTTGACCTAATGTGACCTCAGTTAAGTAGAGGGAGGATCCCAAGGTCTGGCAGATATCATGGAAGACCTTGAATGAAGAACAGGAGGACATAGAACAGTGATGCCCCATAGAAACCCGACTCTACTGTCTGACCTCACAGGATCCAAACATCCCTGGCCTAATGTGGCTCATCCAAACTTCAGCCTAGATCTCAGAGGACTTTGATCTGAGCAGAATTCATGGCATAGAAGGTGGAGTCCCAGGACTGGCCAGCAGTGAAGTGAGATTCTTGAGTAAGTATAAAAGGGAAAACTAAGCCCACAAATGAGGGGACTTCATGCAGCCCAATCCATGTTTTTCACCCTGGAAAGCCCCAGGCAGAACTATAAAACTGCCATGCCTCTCATTTCAGCCTGAGGGTCTCAGGGATGGGAGGGCTTTGTGTAATAAGGCAGCTTCAGTTCTTCAGAGGTATCTTGGCCCTAATTACAGTCAAGATTAAGACCAAGCTGaatgtggtgtctcacacctgtaatcccagcacattgggagaccgaggcgagtagattgcttgagaccaggaattcaaaacGAGCCAGGGCAGCATGGCGAAAAactgtacaaaaaaaatacaaaaattaaaaaaggaccaggggtggtggctcacgcctataattccagcactttgggatgctaggtgggaggatcacaaggtcaggagttcgagaccattctggccaatatggtgaaacccccgtctctactaaaaatacaaaaattaaccaggcatggtggcacacatctgtaggcccagctactgggaggctgaggcaggagaattgcttggacccgggaggtggaggttgcagtgagtggatgttgagccactgcaatccagcctggagacagagagagactctgtaaaaaaaaaaaaaaaaaaaaaaaaagctgaacagCAGTGGTGCAcccctgttgtcccagctactcaggagattgaggtgggaagatagcttaaGCCCtaggggtggaggctgcagtgagccaaggtcgcaccactgtgctccagcctaggtgacagaccgagacactttctcaaaataaacagttttttttaaggcagggctgtggctcatgcttgtaatctcagcattttgggaggccaaagccagccgcatcacttgagcccaggagttcgaggaccacgagatggagattgcagtgagccgagattgccccactacatgtcagcctgggagacagagtaaggccctgtctcaaaaaaaaaagtgaggaccATTGGTGCTAACCAGGGAACCTCTCTCCAAAAGAGCGGCCTGCCAAACAGTCTCACAAACCCTGTTTTCAGGTCTGGGAGGCCCCAGGTCACGGCCTGATAACATGCCTAGACTTCCCCTCTAAGGACTATGGGAGGGGAGAGCTTTGGAGGTTGGCGGACTTCGCTCAGTAGAGGAATTACTCTGCTCCACTAGTATCAAAGTGAGAACCCTGAATAAGGACCTAGGGACCACTGACTCCAGAACAGCAGGGGTCCCAGAGTCTCACCTCCTGCTGTCAGCCCTTGGAGACCCTGAGCGAGATGTGGCTCATTCTCACTTCTGCTTTGAAAGTGTGGCTATTGGCCTGACAGGTGTAGTAGCTTCAGTTGGGTCCACAGCCTAGCATGAATTCTTAGAACTGATCTGGAGTAAAGGTAAGAACCCTGAGCAGGGACTGAAGGGACCACTCCTTGCCCATTATGAAGGGGAACCCACAAAGTCTCATCCTTGTGGTTGACCCTGGGAGGTCCTGGTTGAGTTCTGTCTGGTGCTAAAGGAGGGGATCTCTTCCCAGAAGGGTGTCAACAGAAAGCGGCAGCAGCCCTACTGGTTAGCATCCCACTGCTTAGCACCAGTGGtccttgtttatatttatttatttatttttcaggcagagtctcactgCTGCTAGCCAGTTTAGAAGCCTCCAGACAGGGGTAGTCATAAGCGGGGACCCTAACTCCCCCATCAAGGAAGGGAAGTGTTCAGGGAGGTGAGGGTTTTTTTTGGAGGTTGGTGAACTCAGGTCAGTAGAAGGAGAAATTTCAGGCTGTGATAAGATACCAAGGTGAAGACCCTGAATGAGAATCTAGGGACCAGCGACTCCAAAACAGTGGAGTCCCATGGAGTTCCACCCCTGTTGTTAGCCATCAGTCCTGGGAAGTAGTGAACAGATAAGGCTTGTCCTCACTTCCTTGGAAGTGCTTTGAAGGGGAGGATCGGGAGGTGATGGCACAGCATCCTGTTGGCAGAAGGCAAATTCTTAGGACTCTTCTGGAGTCATGGTCAGGACCCTGAATGTGGACAAAACAGACTACCATCCCCTAACCTAAAACTAAGAGGGCCACACTAATTCCTGCCCCTGAGGTCTTCCCTGGGAAGATCTTGAAGGCTGACAACAATCTACCTGGAAAGTCTCAGAGAGGGAAGGGCCTTGGTTTAAGGAAGTAGCCCCAGTTCAGCAAGTGGAAGAGAGTCAAGGTGAGGGCCCTGAGTGGTAATGAAGGAATGTCTGCAGTAGAGGTGGTAACACAATGTCCCTGCACTCATTTTGCAAGCTCCAGGCAAAGGTATTCATAGGTGGGGGGAGGCGGGGGCGACTTCCCTGTCCAGGACCTTGTTCTGAGGCTAGAGGACTTTGGTTAATGGAGGGAAGTGTCCCACGACCTACTAGGAGTCAAGGTCAGAGACCTGATAGAAAACTAAAGGGAACACTGCCTCTAAAAAGGAGAGTCACACAAATTATCCCTCTTCTCTCAGCTCCAGGAAGGCTTGGAATAACATCAGGCTGAGATGCTTCCTTACTGCCTAGAGAATGACAGAAAAGTTGAACTAATTATGTGCCCCGGTTCTGCAGAGGGAAAAGGGAGGAGACCCAGAGTCTTACAGAAGTCACAGTGAGGACCCTGAATGAGGACTAGTGATATCACTCCTCCCACATAAAGAAGACACAACAAAGAGTCCCCTACTCCCCACGTGCATCCCTgaggtggctgggcatggagaTCTGGTGTATGTGAACTCACCTTTCTTTTTCATAGCATTAGGTCGTTGAGGGCCTTTGTCTAAAGTGAGGGGCATCAGATCAGCAGAGGCAACTGTCTAGGTCCTACGCACAGACAAGGTGGGGACTGTGAATGAGGTGTCAGAACCCCAATAAGCCCAGGAAAGTGTAGGTTTCCATAATGCTCTTAGCACCTAGTTCCTCCTGTCAGGGGTGGTCCCAAGCAGATGAGGACATTTGCTGGAGGTATCAAATTTGGTGCAGCACAGAGGAGGGACTCAGGCCCTGACAGTTTTTAGGATGGTCCTGAATGCGAGCCGAGAGAAACCTACCCCAGAGTAAAAGGAGATCCACAAGAACTAGACCTGCTGTGGCTCCTCTTGGCCCCAGCATACACAGAACGGAGCTGGCAGGCTGCTGCCTAAGGCACACTGTAATTACTTTCACAAGGTTCTCAGAGGACACACTGGTCAGAACAGAAACCCTCTGGGTTTCTAGAGCAGTGCTCTCACCGAAACCTGCAGAGGTGGCCTTCTTTTAAATCCAAAGTGGAACCTCTCTGCTGAAGgtgctgatttctttttctccttgtctCTCTCCTCCAGGTGCCTATATCACCTGCCCTTCTGCTGACACTCCTGCCTGCTGTTCTTGACCATAGCCGTCATGCCTCGAGGTCAGAAGAATATGCTCCGTGCACCTGAGAAACGCCAACAGACCCGTGGTCAGACCCAGGGTCGCCAGGGTGCTAAGGCCACCGCAACTAAGGGGAAAAAAGTATCCTTTTCATCCCCTCTTGTTTTGGGGGCTACTATTCAGAAAAAGTCTGCTGGTAGGTCAGGTAGCATTCTCAAGAAGCCTTGGAGAGCACTATCCACCACCATATCGGTAGATGTTTCTCACAAAAAGCCATGCAAGGGAGCCAACAGCAAAATTGAGAAAAAGCAAAGCTCTTCTCAGGGCCTATCCTCCACTGTGCGGTCTCGCACAGATCCTGTAACCAGGAAGACAAATATGTTGGTGCACTTCTTGATGGAAATGTACAAAATGAAAAAGCCCATTATGAAAGCAGATATGCTAAAAATTGTCCAAAAAAGGTATGAAAATCGCTTCCCTGAGATCCTTAAAAAAGCTTCTTTCAATATAGAAGTGGTATTTGGTGTTGACTTAAAAGAAATTGCTTCTAGCAAGGACTCCTATGTCCTCGTCAGCAAAATGGATCTCCCCAACAATGGGAGAGTGACTCGTGGCAGGGGGTTTCCTAAGACAGGTCTCCTGCTGAATCTTCTGGGTGTGATCTTCATGAAGGGCAACTGTGCCACTGAGGAGAAGATCTGGGAATTCCTGAATAAGATGAGAATATATGATGGGAAGAAACACTTCATATTTGGGGAGCCCAGAAAGCTCATCACCCAAGATTTGGTGAAGCTTAAATACCTGGAGTACCGACAAGTGCCCAACACTAATCCTGCACGCTACGAATTCCTATGGGGTTCAAGAGCCCATGCTGAAACCAGCAAGATGAAAGTCCTGGAGTTTTGGGCCAAGGTCAATCAAACTGTCCCCAGTGCATTCCAGTTCTGGTATGAAGAGGCTTTGAGAGATGAGCAAGAAAAAGCCCTAGCTGCAGCTACATTCAATGATGGCAGTGATGCCATGGGCAGAAAATGTTCCAAGGCCAAGGCTAGCAGCTCGTCCCACGCCTAGTGAAGTTGAagcaaatttttcattttgtggttAAAGAGGGCAGTCACTGTTCCAAGGAGTGAAGGGCTGGGTGTTACTGGAGGGAACACACTGTATAATACCTTTTTGTTCCAGTTCTAAATGGATAATTTGAagatttatctgtattttggggagtatttttcaaatgttccttttatttaacattataatCTAAGTTTAGGATTCATATTGGtcacatttgttgttttttggtttaagAGTAAAAATGTTGCTGTTTTGTAAAACAGATTGAGAAAAGTTCCATCTTATTTAGTGATCTGGTGCAAAATAACCTGGAATTAGAATAAGcatttccttgaatttttttttaaaagggcattAAAATGTACGGGATTAAGAAATATAGAAAGAGAGTAAGATGGTCAATATTTTGTTTCCTAAGTGTTTTTgctctgtgttttaataaaatgaaagatacatAGCCATatatgtctggcttatttaatAATGtagaatttaataataataaattagaccTCATGCTCACACACTCATTTATTCTTCAAGCATTAACTGAGCATCTGCTTTTGGAAGGATCCATGCTAGTACTGGGAGGGCTAGGAAAAAGAAGACCTAGCACCTGACCTTAAAATTACAAGGTCAAGAAGCAGCTATCATCTAAGGAAAATGGTGACATGCACTCTAAGACCAAAAGGGTAAGACCAAAATGATAAGATGGGAGAGAGGTGGTTCCACATGAGAACAGTCAAGTATAAATTATCTAATCAAGGCTCTGTGGGGCCTAAGGAAAGTGCAGGCCCCTCAATGGGAGTTACGTGAGCTGCAAGGTGGGCTGGATGAGGCTGTGTATGGTGAGCAGGGGCTGGGCTCTCAGATGTTGCCTCTCAGAGGCGCGAGACGAAGTTTGGAATGGGAAACAGTTCTTAACAGTTACTTTAAGATCATGGATAAACCAGGGGAACTTGGGGCAGGAATGTGTCCTGTGCTCTTGTtccaatacaaataaacacagcaCACACTAGGTGTTTTGTGCACATCATCTCCAGCCACTTTATGAGAAATAAGGGTAATATCCTCAAGGGAGATGGGAGGCCCAGAAGCCACTGTGCTGGCACTCTTTGCCCTGGGCTGGGGGATCCAGAGCCTGTTCCATGAAAAGCACATTCAATTAGGTTACCTCGTGTGTAATCTGGCATACTCTAGGTAAGGTCTAGTTTTTGAGAGgtggttaaatgaatgaaaataaaagtggtTTAGATGGAAGGATACTTGAAAGAGATGGAAGTTTTTGGTCCTTGAAACACATTTTAGAATCTGTGTTGCATCTACTCAGGAAGTCTACCTCATACTAATATTGAGTCATCTATCAAGTAACGAGAAAATATTAATTAGTTTTCCTTTCTAAGTAGCACTGTCTGATAGAGCTTTCTTTGTCCTAGAATATGGCATAATCTCCGACATCTACATTGAAAAATAAGGCCCAATGTAGTGGATTGCAATGTCAGGGGACAAAGTAATCATAATAAGAACTGGCACTATTTTATGTCTCAATACATCTCAAGTACTCtttatatacattgtatacattTTACCAGTCCTACAAAACAGATTTTATCAAACCCACTTCACAGAAAAAACGTCTGAAGCCCAGTCTGTTAATGCGTCCAATTTTTTCATGGCTGGTAAGTGACAGGACTGGGGCAAGACCCCTAGTCTGAATTAGTGTAAAGCACACTCTGTTACATGCCTCCCAACCTGAGACTGTGTCCCCTTACTCACTTTCGTTCTCACTACTCCCAAACGTACATCCAGTGATAAGTTTCTGTGCCCAATTTGCTGGACTGGAATACAGAACCAAAGCAACAAAATTACCAAAATGAttgagatgaatgaataaaggtgAGAAAGACAATATTTGATGATAATATGATTACATAACCAAAGACAGATAAACTCAAAAGATCATGGTCTCACATTCTGTCATTCTGGACAGTTTCCTCCTTTTTTAAGGAAGttaaatattttccaagagaAATACATAAGATGCTGGTAAAGAGAAGAAATAGATCAATGTGTTTCTTTCTCTGACAGTATGACTTCTATCCTGGGGCTTCTGCCTTGTGTTACAGCTTCCCTATCTTACATCACACCTGGGACAAGGATGCATTGTCTGCAAGATTTTTTTGTAGGGAAACTGGTCAAGACTTTTAAGGGATGTGGCATTTCCCAGGAAGTCATTAATTAAGGGACAAGAACCAAGAAAAAGACTCTCATATAGGAGGACAGAGCAGAGCAACATGCCAGACACAGTTCCTAGCCTGAGCATTTCCTCACTTATTCTTCAAAGTTCTTAGGGACTTGTGAGTTCCTGGACCTCAAATCAATAGAGGGAGGAGTCCTATTCTCTGACACATACCAAGTTGAGGGACCTGAATAAAGAATGAGGCAAGCATTCACTCCAATAGTCTTGACGGGATGTGGCTGAACCTGATTTCTACTCCGGAGGTCTTAAGAAGGTAAAGATTATTATCTCAGGCTGGCTGACTCAGGTCCATAGAGATAAGATTACTAAGGTGTGCCAGAAGTAAAGTGAGTACCCTGAAGGGTGCAGGAACCACCAAACCCCTATCAGTGTAGACCCAATCCTCCCTATTGTCATCTCTGAGAGATTCAGGCATGAATGTCAGACAGAGGCACCCTCATATCATCAGTAGTAACAGAGAAGCAAAAATCTTGTTCTGAGGTGGGCAGTCCCAGCTCAGCAGGGGGAGGAATATTAAGTCTTCCTGCGAGTCAGATTTAGGATCCTGAGTTGGAACCTGAGTAGGATAATCCACCATAAGACCTCAACCTGTCTACCACAGCTGCCACTCTATGGGAGACCATAGTCACTTATAGCCAGATAAGGCCACCCTCTCTTCCTCCTATCGGATCTCAGGGAGGTGCAGGCCTTTTCAATGGAGAGGTCTTGAGGTCAAAAAGGAAGGGAGCCCCAGGATCTTATAGGAACCAAATAAAGGAAACCAACTGAGAACTGAGGGGACTGCTTACCTCTAAATAGAGAGGACAACAGAGTCTGGCCCCCTGCAGAAATCGTAAACTGCCAGGGCAACATGTGAGGCCCAGGcttcaccacttttttttttttttttcttatacttgaCCTTcttttttcagaatagttttacgt from Saimiri boliviensis isolate mSaiBol1 chromosome X, mSaiBol1.pri, whole genome shotgun sequence includes the following:
- the MAGEB3 gene encoding melanoma-associated antigen B3, with amino-acid sequence MPRGQKNMLRAPEKRQQTRGQTQGRQGAKATATKGKKVSFSSPLVLGATIQKKSAGRSGSILKKPWRALSTTISVDVSHKKPCKGANSKIEKKQSSSQGLSSTVRSRTDPVTRKTNMLVHFLMEMYKMKKPIMKADMLKIVQKRYENRFPEILKKASFNIEVVFGVDLKEIASSKDSYVLVSKMDLPNNGRVTRGRGFPKTGLLLNLLGVIFMKGNCATEEKIWEFLNKMRIYDGKKHFIFGEPRKLITQDLVKLKYLEYRQVPNTNPARYEFLWGSRAHAETSKMKVLEFWAKVNQTVPSAFQFWYEEALRDEQEKALAAATFNDGSDAMGRKCSKAKASSSSHA